One Triticum dicoccoides isolate Atlit2015 ecotype Zavitan chromosome 4B, WEW_v2.0, whole genome shotgun sequence genomic window carries:
- the LOC119292313 gene encoding senescence-induced receptor-like serine/threonine-protein kinase encodes MAIGSGRELTWIFELLLILVMTTQVRAQPPPGFINIDCGLKNFSAYEDANLKLRYSFDDEFVEGGEKHEVLPEFMASTIDDNQNTLRSFPDGSRNCYTLPATPGKKYLLRAIFTYGNYDRLNKTQDGSLFRFGLYVGVNFWDSVDLSNWRTDDAVWKEVVTVATGSSVSVCLVNFGSGTPFISSLELRPLLDTMYPFVNTSVSVSMFIRLRFGNITEVITRYPTDNYDRFWGSYSVRMGDLYQYPYISLDTSDNLENLPGNGFKVPSAILQNAMSIDANNSSITVSLSSLSNKDALTLKLLPIFHFTELNASNPNRRFNIYSAGEGLFPGFSPSRLKVDSLYQSGLFTQTGDAYFILNKTASSSLPPLINALEVYALVLMKNLTTDSDDVKYMKDVKAQYNLARTSWNGDPCSPIEYSWKGLTCDYSKSNQIPRIITVNLSSTGLRGGLAISFMNMTSLENLDLSHNNLTGAIPDYQLKSLKVLNLSNNKLDGPIPHSILQRVQDGLLDLRLEGNPICSNKKDTYCLDKTKKRKTTPILLIAVIVPVVLVSLLVGMCILWKLFWKEKSTDNEDYAMYEEENPLQLDIRRFTYAELKLITNNFQTIVGKGGFGIVYLGILENGDEVAVKVLMETSIAESTDFLPEVQTLSKVHHKNLVTLKGYCQNKKCLALIYDFMPGGNLQQLLRAGEIYSLNWEQRLHIALDAAQGLEYLHELCTPSIVHRDVKTPNILLDKNMVGIISDFGLSRAFNDAHTHISTVAAGTLGYLDPEYHATFQLTVKTDVYSFGIVLLEIITGQPPVLMEPQTIHLPNWVRQNIAKGSIHDVVDKRLLDQYDVSSVESAIDIALNCVENASIDRPTMTEVVSRLKVWLPAVSSEKQSISGTPRFKKPMDTEIPKQLEMMISGVSNDESSFQSGHTSRPLIEIGTFSGR; translated from the exons ATGGCGATCGGCTCCGGTAGAGAGTTGACATGGATCTTTGAGCTGCTTCTCATCCTGGTCATGACTACTCAAGTCCGAGCCCAACCTCCTCCCG GGTTCATAAACATCGATTGTGGATTGAAAAACTTCAGTGCCTACGAGGACGCCAACTTAAAACTGCGGTACAgttttgatgatgaatttgtcgaggGCGGTGAGAAGCACGAGGTTTTACCAGAGTTCATGGCTAGCACAATAGATGATAACCAAAACACCCTGAGGAGCTTCCCTGACGGTTCAAGGAATTGCTATACACTGCCAGCCACCCCTGGTAAGAAGTACCTGTTGAGGGCCATATTTACTTATGGCAACTATGATAGGTTGAACAAGACTCAGGACGGGTCCCTGTTTCGGTTTGGGCTCTATGTCGGCGTCAATTTCTGGGATTCGGTGGACTTATCAAATTGGCGTACAGATGATGCAGTATGGAAGGAGGTGGTCACCGTTGCTACAGGCAGCTCCGTGTCCGTTTGCCTGGTAAACTTCGGTTCCGGGACTCCTTTCATATCTTCTTTGGAGCTGAGGCCACTACTAGATACCATGTACCCTTTTGTCAATACTTCTGTGTCAGTCAGCATGTTTATTCGACTCAGATTTGGCAACATCACCGAGGTTATCACAAG ATATCCAACGGATAATTATGACCGTTTCTGGGGAAGCTATTCTGTGCGAATGGGAGACCTCTACCAGTACCCCTATATCAGCCTGGACACCAGCGATAACTTGGAGAACCTCCCAGGCAACGGGTTCAAGGTGCCATCCGCCATCTTGCAGAATGCCATGAGCATAGACGCAAACAACTCCAGCATAACAGTCAGCCTGTCATCGCTATCCAATAAAGACGCTTTGACCCTAAAGCTTCTCCCGATCTTTCACTTCACCGAGCTAAACGCGAGCAACCCGAACAGGAGGTTCAACATCTACAGCGCCGGTGAAGGGCTGTTCCCAGGTTTTTCCCCGTCACGATTAAAGGTGGACAGCTTGTACCAGAGCGGGCTTTTCACGCAGACGGGCGACGCATACTTCATCTTAAACAAGACGGCCAGCTCGAGTCTTCCGCCACTCATCAACGCGTTGGAGGTGTACGCGCTTGTTTTGATGAAGAATCTCACCACCGACTCTGATGATG TAAAGTACATGAAAGACGTCAAGGCACAATACAATTTGGCACGGACAAGCTGGAATGGAGATCCATGCTCCCCAATAGAGTATTCCTGGAAAGGATTGACTTGTGACTACTCTAAGAGCAACCAGATTCCAAGGATTATAACGGT AAATCTTTCTAGCACTGGACTACGTGGTGGACTTGCCATATCATTTATGAACATGACATCATTAGAAAACTT GGATTTATCACACAACAATCTGACGGGAGCTATTCCAGACTATCAACTGAAGTCACTTAAAGTTCT TAACTTGTCAAATAACAAGCTAGATGGACCAATCCCTCATTCTATTCTTCAGCGAGTCCAGGACGGTCTACTGGACTTAAG ATTAGAAGGCAATCCTATATGCTCAAACAAAAAAGATACATACTGCTTAGATAAGACGAAGAAGAGGAAAACCACGCCTATCTTGCTCATAGCAGTGATAGTTCCCGTGGTACTGGTATCACTTCTAGTAGGAATGTGCATACTCTGGAAATTATTTTGGAAAG AGAAGTCAACAGACAATGAGGATTATGCTATGTATGAAGAGGAAAATCCCCTACAACTTGACATCAGACGGTTCACATACGCAGAGTTGAAGCTCATAACAAACAACTTCCAAACAATCGTTGGAAAAGGAGGCTTTGGTATTGTTTATCTTGGCATACTGGAAAATGGTGATGAGGTAGCTGTTAAAGTGCTCATGGAGACATCAATAGCAGAGTCAACGGACTTCCTCCCTGAG gtgcaaaccttgTCAAAAGTTCATCATAAGAATCTCGTGACTTTAAAAGGATATTGCCAAAACAAGAAGTGCCTAGCACTCATTTATGACTTCATGCCTGgtggaaatcttcaacaacttctcaGAGCAG GAGAGATATATAGTTTGAATTGGGAACAACGACTTCATATTGCACTTGATGCTGCACAAG GATTAGAGTATCTACATGAGTTATGCACTCCGTCAATAGTGCACAGAGATGTGAAGACCCCCAACATTCTTCTGGACAAGAACATGGTGGGAATAATATCGGATTTTGGGCTTTCACGGGCTTTTAACGATGCTCACACACACATATCTACCGTAGCTGCTGGCACTCTTGGCTACCTCGACCCtgagtaccatgcaactttccaactcACTGTCAAGACAGATGTTTACAGCTTTGGCATCGTCCTCTTGGAGATCATCACTGGACAACCCCCGGTATTGATGGAACCTCAAACCATCCATCTACCAAATTGGGTGCGCCAAAATATAGCTAAGGGAAGCATTCACGATGTTGTAGACAAGAGGTTATTGGATCAGTACGATGTCAGTTCTGTGGAGAGTGCTATAGACATTGCCTTGAACTGTGTCGAAAACGCTTCCATCGACCGGCCGACCATGACCGAGGTTGTTTCAAGGCTCAAAGTGTGGCTGCCGGCAGTTTCAAGCGAAAAGCAATCTATTTCTGGGACTCCGCGATTTAAGAAACCCATGGATACTGAAATTCCAAAGCAGCTCGAGATGATGATATCTGGTGTTAGCAACGACGAGAGCTCCTTCCAGTCTGGTCATACTAGTAGGCCACTGATAGAAATAGGCACATTTTCTGGGCGGTGA